In Homalodisca vitripennis isolate AUS2020 unplaced genomic scaffold, UT_GWSS_2.1 ScUCBcl_5406;HRSCAF=12103, whole genome shotgun sequence, one DNA window encodes the following:
- the LOC124373403 gene encoding uncharacterized protein LOC124373403 — protein sequence MKICYLPIFMAVAATVILGISAQNVRVARQLDLTPLTDMVGLMGMIMSMMVPTEVSSMFTDSFGQVFSAVPVDFSSLTSLVGLGRKRRAVYPWQAQVKKIMNELERVEKMLDGMPKVPEDPEFSFDQGLVGVDDRVGTDETPVPFFYRDELNRRFARSPDSDSEGDSGADMQSKAMETAMKGATIAEKGFEGGKMAANAGSDLAKSGKAGAEGAAAGAEMLSGAAETISAGAGQGQQMAGSFSG from the exons ATTCTGGGGATTTCGGCTCAGAATGTCAGG gTTGCGAGGCAGCTAGATTTGACGCCGCTGACCGACATGGTCGGTTTGATGGGCATGATCATGTCCATGATGGTTCCAACTGAGGTCTCGTCGATGTTTACTGACAGCTTCGGCCAGGTATTCTCCGCAGTTCCGGTCGACTTCTCTTCGCTCACCTCCCTGGTCGGCCTGGGCAGGAAGCGCAGAGCAGTGTACCCTTGGCAGGCCCAGGTGAAGAAGATCATGAACGAGCTGGAGAGAGTCGAGAAAATGCTGGATGGGATGCCCAAAGTTCCTGAGGATCCGGAGTTCTCGTTTGATCAGGGCTTGGTGGGAGTAGACGATCGCGTCGGTACTGATGAGACACCAGTGCCTTTCTTTTACCGAGACGAACTGAACCGAAGGTTTGCCAGGAGCCCCGATAGTGATTCTGAGGGGGACA GTGGAGCGGACATGCAGTCTAAGGCAATGGAGACGGCCATGAAAGGAGCAACCATAGCCGAGAAGGGCTTCGAGGGTGGTAAAATGGCGGCAAACGCAGGGTCCGACTTAGCAAAGAGCGGGAAAGCAG GTGCTGAGGGGGCCGCTGCAGGGGCCGAAATGTTGTCAGGGGCCGCAGAGACTATCTCTGCCGGGGCCGGTCAGGGACAGCAGATGGCTGGGAGCTTCTCTGGATAA